CCAAGTCGTAGTTGAGCGAGGCGTAGGCGATGCCCGCCTCCAGATAGGGCGCCGCCAGGTAACTGAAGTCGCCCTTGTCGAGCGCCTGCCAGTAGCCGCCGTGGATGAAGGCGAGCAGGGGCGCCGGCGATTCCGTTTCGGCTCGGAAAAGGTCGAGCGTCTGGCCGGGCGTCGGCCCGTAGGCGAGATCCAGGCGCGCCGGAAGACGCGCCCTGGCCGCGGCGCTCTCCTCGGCCCAGCGGCGGAAGTATTCGGGGTGCTCGGGCCAGCGGGCGCGCAGGTTGAGCTGCGCGTCGAGCGTCTCCTGGTCGTAGTCGAGAAACACCTTCGCGCCGGCCATGACGCTCTCCAACGATCGCTGCGCGCTTCACTATCCCGCCGCCACTGCCGGTTTGCAACCGGACGGCGGGAGGGGCATCTTCTCCCGGCATGCCTTTGAGGATTTCTTCAGCGGGGGGCCATGGCCGAGTTCGAATCCGTCACGCCGCAAGCCTTGTTTCCGACCACCGCCTGGATCTTCGACCTGCCGGCCGCTCAGGCAGAGCCCCTGAACCGGCAATTGGCCGCCGATCTCAACGCGCTCACCGCGCCGCGGCCCAGGATCGTGCAGGGCCAGAACTGGCAGACCGAGCAGAACCTGCACGAGTTCGAGGAGTTCAAGGATCTGGTTGCGCTGTTCCATAGCGCGGCGCGGACCGTGCTGGAGCGACTAGCGGTCGACTACGAGGACGTCGTCATCACAGGCTGCTGGGCGAACATGAATCCCCGCGGCGCCTTCCATATCGCCCACAGTCACCCCAACAACTTCCTGAGCGGGATCTACTACGTCATGGCCGAGCCGGGCGCGGACGCGGTCACGTTTCACGATCCGCGGCCCCAGCCCGAGATCATCGCCCCGCGCCTGACCGAGACCAACCCGTTCAATGCCACGTCCCAGCCGATCTCGGTCAGGCCTGGGCGGATGGTGGTCTTCCCGGCCTGGCTGGTGCACTCGGTGCCGTCCAACCAGAGCAGCCAGATCCGCATCAGCATCAGCTTCAACATGATGTTCCCCGACTACGTCGAGGTCATGAGCCGGCCCAAGTGGAGCGGCATTCCCCTAAAGCGAAAGCCCGCCGGCAGGTAGAGCAGATCCCGTCGGGTCGGCAAGCCTTGCCGGGCCGAAATGGCCGCCCGGGCGCGAAATCGGTCCGCCCTGCCGCCGCCCACGCGGGGGCGTTCTTGGCCCCCTTCTTGCTTCAGTAAGCCCAGAAGCATGAGCATGGAAACCGGCATAGATCCGCGAGTCCGGCCCAGCCTGGCCGACCTGGCGCGCTCGAGGCCGCCTCCGCCGGAGCCGCCCGGCGGCGGGCGCAAGGCCTTCGCGGATCACCGGATCAGCGCGACCAACGAGGTCACGACCCTGGGCCCCGGCGCAGAGGCCGCGACGGTCGACGCCGAGCTGCGATTCGAGGACCTGGTCGACCTGATCAACCCCCTGCACCACCTGCCATTCGTGGGCTCGTTCTACCGCAGCGTCTCGGGCGACGAGATCACCGCCGCCGCGCGGATCATGGGCGCGATGATCTACGCCGGGCCGCTCGGCTTCGTCTTCGCGACCGCCGACAGCCTGTTCGCCGAGATCAGCGGCCGGCCGCTGGGCGACACCCTGATCGCGGCGGCCTTCGGCGACGGCGGGACCGACGAGACCCAGGACCTGGCCGCCGGCGAGAACCGGCCCGGGCCGGAGACCGCCGCGCCCGAACCCGGGGCGAGCGAACCCGGGCCTGAAGCCGCCGCGCCCACACCCGCCGCGCCGGCGCCCGGCCTGGAGAACCAGGAGGCGCTGCGTGCACTGGCCGCCGACCTCCGCCAGCTCGCCGCGGGGCGCGTTGGCGGCGGGTCGCCGGGTGCCGAAACGATCGAGCCGGCGAGGCCTCTGCTCGGTGCCGCGCCGCCGCCGGATCGCCCCGCCCAGGTCAGCGACGCCTTCGCCCGCAAGATGGGCGAGGCCCTGGACAAGTACCGGGCCATGGCCGAGGCGCGCGCCCGCGAAGAGACCGGCGGCGACGAGGGTGCAGCCGCCGCTCCGTGACCGCTTCGATTTTCATTAACCTTAGAATCGCGAAAGCGGGTTAGTCTGGAGGGCGATTCCGCGTCGTCGAGCGCTTGCGGGAGACACCCTTCGCCATGAGCCTGGATTTGACCGTCTGTCGCGAGAAGGGCGCATGGGTCGCCCGTTTCGGCGAGACGGTCTACCGCTGCGCCCTGGGGCCCGGCGGGTGCCGGCGCGACAAGCGCGAGGGCGACGGCGCGACACCGATCGGGTCCTGGCCCATGCGGCGCGTGCTCTACCGGCCGGACCGCATGGCGGCGCCGCCCACCGCTCTGCCCGTCGCGGCGCTCGACCCCGCGGACGGCTGGTGCGACGACCCGGAGGACGCGCACTACAACCGGCCGGTGACTCTGCCCTACGAGGCGAGCCACGAGGTCCTCTGGCGCGAGGACGAGATCTACGACGTGATCGTCATCCTGGGGCACAACGACGACCCGCCGGTGCCCGGCGCGGGGAGCGCGATCTTCCTTCACGTCGCCCGTCCCGATTACAGCCCGACCCAGGGCTGTGTCGCTCTCGCGCGCGAGGATCTGCTCGCGGTGCTCGGTGCCGCCGGGCCGGGAACGGCGGTTGTTGTCGAGGACTAGGCGCCCTGCACGCTTCGCGGACTTCAACTGAGAGAGGAAGAGGAAAGGTATGGCGGACGAGGAAAAACAGGTCGAAAAGACGGCCAATCAGACCGATCGAATCGAAGACTTCGGCACCATGGCCCACCGGCTCGCCGACAAGTTCGGCACGGGCCTGGTCAACGGCTTTCACCTGCTGGCCCTGTTCGCCATCGGCGGGACCATCGTGTGGGCCGCGGTCTTCGAGTTCTTCAAGATGGTGTCCCAGGGCCACGCGACGGTCGAGGACATCCTCTTGCTGTTCATCTTCCTCGAGCTGGGCGCCATGGTGGGCATCTACTTCACCACCAACCACATGCCGGTGCGCTTCCTGATCTATGTCGCGCTGACCGCGATGACCCGTCTGCTGATCGGCATGGTCAACGTGGAGCACCACGAAGACCTTATGGACGCGATCCAGAAC
This is a stretch of genomic DNA from Kiloniellales bacterium. It encodes these proteins:
- a CDS encoding L,D-transpeptidase family protein, coding for MSLDLTVCREKGAWVARFGETVYRCALGPGGCRRDKREGDGATPIGSWPMRRVLYRPDRMAAPPTALPVAALDPADGWCDDPEDAHYNRPVTLPYEASHEVLWREDEIYDVIVILGHNDDPPVPGAGSAIFLHVARPDYSPTQGCVALAREDLLAVLGAAGPGTAVVVED
- a CDS encoding TIGR02466 family protein encodes the protein MAEFESVTPQALFPTTAWIFDLPAAQAEPLNRQLAADLNALTAPRPRIVQGQNWQTEQNLHEFEEFKDLVALFHSAARTVLERLAVDYEDVVITGCWANMNPRGAFHIAHSHPNNFLSGIYYVMAEPGADAVTFHDPRPQPEIIAPRLTETNPFNATSQPISVRPGRMVVFPAWLVHSVPSNQSSQIRISISFNMMFPDYVEVMSRPKWSGIPLKRKPAGR
- a CDS encoding phosphate-starvation-inducible PsiE family protein, whose translation is MADEEKQVEKTANQTDRIEDFGTMAHRLADKFGTGLVNGFHLLALFAIGGTIVWAAVFEFFKMVSQGHATVEDILLLFIFLELGAMVGIYFTTNHMPVRFLIYVALTAMTRLLIGMVNVEHHEDLMDAIQNPHWGILVVIGGILMLSLSVWVLRYASYKYPSDRPAMRGRPEEMG